The following proteins are encoded in a genomic region of Bos javanicus breed banteng chromosome 20, ARS-OSU_banteng_1.0, whole genome shotgun sequence:
- the LOC133233580 gene encoding granzyme A-like, which produces MRNSSTFLAATLSIVVFLLIPEDLCEKIIGGNQVTPHSRPYMVLLRGKNICAGALIAKDWVLTAAHCPLNRKSQIILGAHSISKKEPEKQIVFVKKEFPYPYYDPDKHEGDLKLLKLNKKATLNKNVAILQLPKKGKDVEPGTACRVAGWGQFHNNSPVSDILREVNVTIIDRKICNDKSHYNHHPVIGLNMICAGSLRGGKDSCRGDSGSPLICKDTFRGITAFGIQGRCGDPRGPGVYTLLSKKHLNWIVKTMKQAV; this is translated from the exons ATGAGGAACTCCTCTACCTTTCTGGCAGCCACTCTCTCAATTGTCGTTTTTCTCCTAATTCCTGAAG ATCTCTGTGAAAAAATTATTGGAGGAAATCAAGTGACTCCTCATTCAAGACCCTACATGGTGCTACTTCGTGGGAAAAACATCTGTGCCGGAGCTTTGATTGCCAAAGACTGGGTATTGACTGCAGCTCACTGTCCCCT GAACCGGAAATCCCAGATCATTCTTGGGGCTCACTCAATAAGCAAGAAAGAGCCTGAAAAACAGATCGTGTTCGTTAAGAAAGAGTTTCCCTATCCGTACTATGACCCGGACAAACATGAAGGCGATCTTAAACTTCTAAAG CTGAACAAAAAAGCAACACTTAATAAAAACGTGGCTATCCTTCAGCTCCCAAAAAAGGGCAAAGATGTGGAACCAGGAACTGCATGTCGAGTTGCAGGATGGGGACAGTTTCACAATAATTCCCCTGTGTCCGATATTTTGAGAGAAGTCAATGTGACCATCATAGACAGAAAAATCTGCAATGATAAATCACACTATAATCATCATCCTGTGATTGGACTGAATATGATTTGTGCTGGAAGCCTCCGAGGTGGAAAAGACTCCTGCCGT GGAGATTCTGGAAGCCCTCTGATATGTAAAGACACTTTCAGAGGCATCACTGCCTTTGGCATTCAGGGGAGATGTGGAGACCCTCGAGGGCCCGGCGTCTATACACTTCTTTCAAAGAAACACCTCAACTGGATAGTTAAGACTATGAAGCAAGCAGTTTAA
- the LOC133233581 gene encoding granzyme A: MNIPFPFSFPPAICLLLIPGVFPVSCEGIIGGNEVAPHTRRYMALIKGLKLCAGALIKENWVLTAAHCDLKGNPQVILGAHSTSHKEKLDQVFSIKKAIPYPCFDPQTFEGDLQLLQLEGKATMTKAVGILQLPRTEDDVKPHTKCHVAGWGSTKKDACQMSNALREANVTVIDRKICNDAQHYNFNPVIDLSMICAGGRKGEDDSCEGDSGSPLICDNVFRGVTSFGKCGNPQKPGIYILLTKKHLNWIKKTIAGAI; this comes from the exons ATGaatattccttttcctttctcttttcctcctgccatttGTCTCCTTCTAATTCCTGGAG tttttccagtatcCTGCGAGGGAATTATAGGAGGAAATGAAGTGGCCCCTCACACAAGACGCTACATGGCTCTAATCAAAGGGCTGAAACTCTGTGCAGGGGCTTTAATCAAAGAAAACTGGGTGTTGACAGCCGCTCATTGTGACCT gaaGGGCAATCCTCAAGTTATTCTTGGGGCCCACTCTACATCCCATAAAGAGAAACTTGACCaagtattttccattaaaaaggcAATTCCCTACCCATGCTTTGATCCACAGACATTTGAAGGGGATCTTCAACTACTTCAg CTGGAAGGTAAAGCAACTATGACCAAAGCTGTAGGAATACTTCAGCTACCAAGAACAGAAGACGATGTCAAACCCCACACCAAGTGTCATGTGGCAGGATGGGGAAGCACCAAAAAAGACGCATGTCAAATGTCTAATGCCTTGAGAGAAGCCAACGTTACAGTGATAGATAGGAAAATATGCAATGATGCCCAGCACTATAATTTTAATCCAGTTATTGATCTCAGTATGATCTGTGCTGGTGGTAGAAAAGGTGAAGATGATTCATGTGaa GGGGATTCTGGAAGTCCTCTGATATGTGATAATGTTTTCAGAGGTGTCACTTCCTTTGGCAAGTGTGGTAATCCCCAGAAGCCTGGCATCTACATCCTCCTTACCAAAAAACACCTCAACTGGATAAAGAAAACCATTGCAGGAGCCATATAA